In Beijerinckia indica subsp. indica ATCC 9039, the genomic window GGAGGAGTGCGAGGGATGATCATTCACCAACAAGACAAAAGCCATCAGGCCCGCCACGCAGGTGGAAAAGAAAATCTTCTTCCGAAAGCCTATCATTTCTGCCCTCCTACAGGCGCGCTGTCAGGAACCTCATCCAAATTTGGCAATTGACCAAGATCAACTTTTTGCGCATCGGCCGGCGGCTTGAAGGTGAAAGCATCCGGCGCGAAGGAAACGTCGGTCTTCCAATTCTTGAAACGGATCGAATATTGCGGCGCCTCACCGACCGCCTTGCTGGTGATCAGATATTTGCATGGAATCGGCTTGTCGCCCACCCGAACCCAGAGCTGCCAGTCCGCATCGCTGTTACGGAATGCCAAATGTTCGCACTCCACACCATCAATCACGCCTCGGCCGATATGTTTGCCCTCGATGACATCTTCCAGGAGCACGTGATAAGGATTGGAAACGAAGAAATCGGCAGCAGGCAGATCCACAGAATATTTATTGCGAAGATCATCGATAACCTGATCGAACGAG contains:
- a CDS encoding DUF2092 domain-containing protein — its product is MKRRDWLPIGAVAGLVLSVVMTGPSTADDQAREADAIVKAMSDYLASQKTIAFDFDTEIEVVTPLNQKLQFNSSGNVNISRPSNFRVQRTGGYVDAELIDDGKTVTLFGKRINKYAQLDASGSFDQVIDDLRNKYSVDLPAADFFVSNPYHVLLEDVIEGKHIGRGVIDGVECEHLAFRNSDADWQLWVRVGDKPIPCKYLITSKAVGEAPQYSIRFKNWKTDVSFAPDAFTFKPPADAQKVDLGQLPNLDEVPDSAPVGGQK